From the genome of Vigna angularis cultivar LongXiaoDou No.4 chromosome 11, ASM1680809v1, whole genome shotgun sequence, one region includes:
- the LOC108334461 gene encoding protein disulfide isomerase-like 1-6, whose protein sequence is MCTRKPALRFILVLLSLLLVLKFNVATEIEDELEELLAVDEEVEREADGGGDKLSEAEVLSKAQRIVIELNNDNTERVVNGNEFVLVLGYAPWCPRSAELMPHFAEAATSLRELRIPIVMAKIDADRYPKPASFLGVKGFPTLLLFVNGTSQPYSGGFTADDIVIWTRKKTGTPVIRISSEVEAEQFLRKYQKFVLGQFDKFEGPDYEEFVSAAKSDNEIQFVEVNQVELAKVLYPAIKPTGRFLGIVKSEPERYTAYDGAFTVNKILEFVDYNKFPLVTTLTEMNSIRVYASPVKLQVLVFANIDDFKILLDPLQDVARTFKSKIMFIHVDIDDENLAKPFLTLFGLEESKNPVVAAFNNGMSSKYLLESKPTQSNIENFCNNLLQGSLSPYFKSQPVPDNTEASVHVIVGKTFDDEILSSKKDVLLEVFTPWCINCEATSKQVEKLAKHYKGSSNLMFARIDASANEHPNLQVNDYPTLLLYRADDKANPIKLSTKSGLKELAASINKYLKVKNVKDEL, encoded by the exons ATGTGTACGAGGAAACCCGCCTTAAGATTCATCCTCGTCCTTCTCTCCCTTCTCCTCGTACTGAAGTTTAACGTTGCAACAGAGATTGAGGATGAGTTGGAGGAGCTGTTAGCAGTGGACGAGGAAGTAGAGCGTGAAGCCGATGGGGGTGGCGATAAGTTATCAGAAGCAGAGGTTTTAAGCAAAGCCCAAAGAATCGTTATTGAGCTCAACAACGACAACACAGAGAGGGTTGTTAATGGGAACGAGTTTGTTCTGGTTCTGGGGTATGCTCCTTGGTGTCCAAGGAGTGCTGAGCTCATGCCCCATTTTGCTGAGGCTGCAACTTCTCTGAGGGAATTGAGAATCCCTATTGTTATGGCCAAAATTGATGCTGACAGGTATCCAAAGCCTGCATCTTTCCTTGGTGTGAAAGGCTTCCCCACTTTGCTTCTCTTTGTCAATGGCACCTCTCAGCCATACTCTGGTGGTTTTACTGC GGATGATATAGTGATATGGACACGAAAAAAGACTGGTACTCCTGTTATTCGGATAAGTTCAGAGGTAGAAGCAGAGCAGTTTTTGAGGAAGTATCAAAAGTTTGTCCTTGGTCAGTTTGATAAATTTGAG GGACCTGATTATGAGGAGTTTGTGAGTGCTGCAAAGTCTGATAATGAAATCCAATTTGTTGAAGTGAATCAGGTAGAACTTGCCAAAGTTCTTTATCCAGCTATCAAACCTACAGGTCGTTTTCTTGGGATTGTTAAGAGTGAACCAGAAAGATACACTGCATATG ATGGAGCTTTCACGGTGAATAAGATACTGGAGTTTGTAGACTACAACAAGTTTCCATTAGTTACTACGCTGACTGAAATGAATTCTATCAGAGTCTATGCCAGCCCTGTCAAGCTTCAG GTTTTGGTCTTTGCAAACATTGATGACTTCAAGATTCTTCTTGATCCTCTTCAAGATGTTGCAAGAACATTCAAGTCAAAG ATCATGTTTATACATGTTGATATTGATGATGAGAACCTTGCAAAGCCCTTCTTAACATTGTTCGGTCTTGAAGAATCAAAAAATCCTGTG GTCGCTGCATTTAATAATGGAATGAGCTCAAAATATTTGTTGGAATCAAAACCAACACAAAGCAATATTGAA AACTTCTGTAATAATCTTCTGCAAGGTTCTTTGTCACCTTACTTCAAGTCACAACCAGTTCCAGATAAC ACTGAAGCAAGTGTCCATGTTATTGTTGGGAAGACATTTGACGATGAAATCTTGAGCAGCAAGAAGGATGTGCTCTTGGAG GTGTTTACACCTTGGTGTATCAACTGTGAGGCCACTAGCAAGCAAGTAGAGAAATTGGCAAAGCACTACAAAGGATCAAGTAATCTAATGTTTGCAAGGATAGATGCTTCAGCGAACGAACATCCAAACCTGCAA GTAAATGACTACCCCACACTCCTGCTTTACAGAGCAGATGATAAGGCAAATCCG ATCAAACTTTCGACAAAATCTGGTTTGAAAGAATTGGCTGCATCCATCAACAAATATCTAAAAGTGAAGAATGTCAAAGATGAGTTATAG
- the LOC108333149 gene encoding uncharacterized protein LOC108333149: protein MMLSAKSESDITSLAPSSPSRSPKRPVYYVQSPSRDSHDGDKSSSMQATPISNSPMESPSHPSFGRHSRNSSASRFSGIFRSSSGRKGSRKRNDKGWPECDVILEEGSYHEFDDKGFTRRFQALIAVFTFVVVFTVFCLIIWGASRPYKAEVSVKSLTVHNMYIGEGSDFTGVITKMMTVNVTLRMSIYNPATFFGIHVHSTPINLVFSDITVATGQLKKYYQPRKSHRIVSVNVEGAKVPLYGAGSTIAGVEVPLTLNFEIRSRGNVVGKLVKTKHHKQITCSLVINSSGSKPVKFKRNSCTYE from the exons ATGATGTTGTCTGCAAAATCTGAATCGGATATCACAAGTTTAGCTCCTTCTTCACCTTCGAGGTCTCCAAAGCGTCCTGTGTACTATGTGCAAAGTCCTTCGAGGGATTCTCACGATGGAGACAAGTCATCTTCAATGCAGGCTACTCCAATATCAAACAGTCCAATGGAGTCTCCTTCACACCCTTCGTTTGGGCGTCACTCTAGGAACTCTTCTGCGAGCCGTTTTTCAGGGATTTTCAGGTCATCTTCTGGAAGGAAAGGTAGCAGGAAGAGAAATGATAAGGGGTGGCCTGAGTGTGATGTGATTTTGGAAGAAGGTTCTTATCATGAGTTTGATGACAAGGGTTTCACAAGACGCTTCCAAGCATTGATTGCCGTGTTTACCTTTGTGGTTGTTTTCACTGTGTTTTGCTTGATCATCTGGGGTGCCAGCAGACCTTATAAAGCAGAAGTTAGTGTCAAG AGTTTGACGGTGCACAATATGTACATTGGAGAGGGTTCAGACTTCACAGGTGTGATCACAAAAATGATGACAGTAAATGTCACTTTGCGCATGAGCATCTATAACCCTGCTACGTTTTTTGGAATTCATGTGCACTCCACACCCATCAATCTTGTCTTCTCAGACATCACAGTTGCCACAGGCCAA CTGAAGAAATACTATCAGCCAAGAAAAAGTCACCGCATTGTATCAGTGAACGTAGAGGGTGCAAAGGTTCCTCTCTATGGTGCTGGATCCACCATAGCTGGTGTTGAAGTTCCACTCACATTGAACTTTGAAATCCGATCACGTGGCAATGTGGTTGGTAAACTGGTGAAGACAAAGCACCATAAGCAAATCACTTGCTCCTTGGTCATCAACTCTTCCGGATCAAAACCTGTCAAATTCAAAAGGAATTCATGCACCTACGAATGA
- the LOC108332413 gene encoding sulfite exporter TauE/SafE family protein 3, with translation MAVNGSKQVVGVIFTLFLLFVSPSLSLSVRQNPNETTNHTVVETTESPAFLSKVVNFLWSSAGSGYQHTWPDVEFGWRIVTGTIIGFLGSAFGTVGGVGGGGIFVTMLSLIIGFDPKSATAISKCMITGGAASTVFYNLKQKHPTLDMPVIDYDLALLFQPVLVLGISIGVVFNVIFADWMITILLIIIFIGIATKALLKGIETWKKETIIKKESARQSQLNGTERTEEVAYEPLPGGPTAPNGSNHTAPEKPNQKRSLVGNIRWKALGILFTVWVVILACEIGKSHTTTCSIQYWILNILQVPVALGVTSFQAIRLYKGKTVIASKGDKQTQWRPHQLVMYSACGVCAGMVGGLLGLGGGFILGPLFLELGIPPQVSSATATFAMTFSASMSVVEYYLLNRFPIPYTLYFVAVSTLAAFVGQVLVKRLVTLLGRASLIIFILSGTIFVSALSLGNVGIANMINKIDHQEYMGFENLCTYAA, from the exons ATGGCTGTGAATGGATCAAAACAAGTTGTTGGAGTGATTTTTACcctgtttcttctttttgtctcaccctctctttctctttctgttCGTCAAAACCCAAATGAAACCACCAATCACACCGTGGTTGAGACAACGGAGAGTCCTGCTTTTCTTTCTAAAGTTGTGAACTTTTTGTGGAGCTCAGCTGGATCAGGATACCAACACACTTGGCCA GACGTAGAATTTGGTTGGAGAATAGTAACAGGGACGATAATAGGGTTCTTAGGATCTGCATTCGGAACTGTCGGAGGTGTTGGTGGAGGTGGCATATTTGTCACCATGCTTTCCCTCATCATCGGATTCGATCCAAAATCAGCTACTGCAATATCCAAAT GTATGATTACTGGTGGAGCCGCATCGACAGTTTTCTACAATTTGAAGCAAAAGCACCCAACACTTGACATGCCAGTCATTGATTACGACTTGGCACTTCTTTTCCAACCAGTGCTGGTGCTTGGAATCAGCATTGGAGTTGTCTTCAATGTTATTTTTGCTGATTGGATGATCACAATCTtgctaattattattttcatag GAATTGCAACCAAGGCATTGCTAAAGGGAATTGAGACATGGAAAAAAGAAACCATTATCAAGAAG GAATCTGCTAGACAGTCACAATTAAATG GCACTGAAAGAACTGAGGAGGTTGCATATGAGCCTCTGCCAGGAGGCCCAACAGCTCCAAACGGAAGTAATCATACAGCTCCTGAAAAACCCAACCAAAAG AGATCTCTTGTTGGCAATATTCGCTGGAAAGCGCTTGGAATACTTTTCACTGTCTGGGTCGTTATACTTGCATGCGAGATTGGAAAA AGTCACACAACAACTTGTTCAATCCAGTACTGGATACTTAATATATTACAG GTCCCTGTGGCATTAGGAGTGACATCCTTTCAGGCCATACGTTTATACAAAGGGAAGACAGTGATAGCGTCGAAAGGAGATAAACAAACACAATGGCGACCACACCAGTTAGTTATGTATTCTGCCTGTGGCGTATGTGCTGGAATGGTTGGTGGCTTGCTCGGTCTTGGTGGAGGTTTCATATTGGGACCTCTTTTTCTTGAGTTAGGAATCCCTCCTCAG GTGTCAAGTGCTACAGCTACTTTTGCCATGACATTTTCTGCATCTATGTCAGTGGTAGAATACTACCTTTTGAATCGGTTTCCCATTCCTTATA CTCTTTACTTTGTGGCTGTATCCACTCTTGCGGCCTTTGTTGGGCAAGTTTTAGTGAAAAGGCTGGTTACGCTCTTAGGGAGAGCATCActcatcattttcatcctctCTGGCACCATTTTTGTCAGTGCACTGTCACTAGGCAA TGTGGGCATAGCAAACATGATCAATAAAATTGACCATCAAGAGTACATGGGTTTTGAAAACCTTTGTACATACGCGGCCTAA